DNA sequence from the Bradyrhizobium diazoefficiens genome:
AGTGAGGCAAGGTCCCGGTGGTGATGCGCGCCGCCGGGACCGCGCATGCGTAAAAAAGGGGAGAGAACCGCGATGAAGAAGACCGCGACGCGACCGTCGCTGAGGGAGGCCGCGGCCACGGAAGTTGTGCCTGCCCGCTTCTCGGCCGACGCCGCGCCGACCGAGGGAAGCGACGACCTCGGTCACAGGTTGAAGCGCATACGGATCGACAAGGGTTGGACGCTGAAAGAGATGAGCGAACACTCCGGCGTCGCGCGCTCGACGCTGTCGAAGATCGAGAACGGCCAGATGTCGCCGACCTATGATGTGCTGCAGAAGATCACGCGCGGCGTCGATTTCGACATCGTCGAACTGTTCGACCAGCGTCGCCAGAATGCGCCGTTCGGCCGCCGCAGCGTCACGCGCAGCGGCGAGGG
Encoded proteins:
- a CDS encoding XRE family transcriptional regulator, which produces MKKTATRPSLREAAATEVVPARFSADAAPTEGSDDLGHRLKRIRIDKGWTLKEMSEHSGVARSTLSKIENGQMSPTYDVLQKITRGVDFDIVELFDQRRQNAPFGRRSVTRSGEGKPHRTDTYDYEVLATDLSQKDILPFKARIRARSLDDFPGWVRHEGEEFLCVLSGTVQVFTEFYAPVTLGVGDSTYFDSKMGHAIVSLSKEDAEVIWICTAITALS